In Acidobacteriota bacterium, one DNA window encodes the following:
- a CDS encoding GAF domain-containing protein — MNLQPFTTWLGLYRMGKDVLAQPGWQMLNLLAGGRWLLGPGLLMALVWSGNQLAVSGQVYRFTSYSVNTGLPHNSVYCLFQDSKGYMWFGTEAGICRFDGLKYTTFTVRDGLADPVVRDIFEDRRNHLWVVTESGVSRFDGLRFTSFKTAQGFSPEEAYSGLCSRDGRLWFGTADGLLRYDGQTFTRFGKEQGVPTGRIWSLVEDQAGTIWLGIRGEGLLRYDGKTFTRFGIKDGLPNEVIFGLAEDPRGGLWITTDQGLVFYDGFRFRTYSLPEGLPISKTNQVVIDRYYRIWVTTFGGGLCRLEDGKFVVFNRANGVPDNYLTSITLDYEGNVWCATRSSGVFRFSSEQFASYTQLSGLSEGRVSALGETPDETLWVASVDGGLRTLSKSGDVNRLGISDGLPDKDIWTLYIDRRQRIWASSYHGLFCRENGRWRKFSQEEIGARERITSIIEDLQGNIWLGSYPSTSNGVLRYDGKSFTLFSTDHGLSSNSVSGLMVDHTGTLWACNERGVSCFNGQRFTSLTPADGLPSRRVSCALEDERGVIWLGTDSGLCQLANGKIAKVYTSDDGLVGNVIRSLNSCQGLLWVGTTRGISQFNGTTFRNFTTQDGLVSDDVSFGACLTRLDGGTWFGTNDGVSRYKAAKEISLPVPPRLALSTVRIQEKTVEIIPEDNQVSLQLPPLSYFENTLTFEFAALSFIDPAAVRYQFRLEGFDPNWSSPVSERFVRYTNLPPGNYRFFIKASSANGVWSEPQSIQVTIQLPFWQTWWFRFLVIVLVTTIIGAIYAANIYRLKRKQEEKLAVLRQIQEQRIKSLRELLESIRVINSNLELENVLQNIAEESARLVDGEPGGIGLVENGKVCFRRLWRQDHWEPSPLEFHLGDGVAGKVAQTSQPMIINDPAQSTDVIYPELVEEYYVHGWMDVPIVARSGQVVGVLDVRRKVGRPPFSESDCHLIEALAHQAAVAIENAGLYGELEEKNLMVVESMHELEKLYKQEREVTRALQDIDRMKTNFITVMSHEMRTPLTVIKGYNEAILDQYFGPLTPIQEKSLQTCQRMVERLVCSFNDILEMLKINEGHVELRYERVNLRTLIEDVLGDLSNFVENRHQHITLESPAEFHIEIDSDKIRMVLLNLIQNAIKFTQDGGEITISIKHASGQAHLCVEDSGIGLDQGEVEKIFDRFYTSPDASTHTSGRFEFLARGTGLGLAIARSYVEAHFGKIWAESDGPGLGSRFYVVLPLSQAGKEDSGTWQVSQLLSGRTRDRL, encoded by the coding sequence GTGAACCTTCAACCATTCACAACCTGGCTGGGTTTATACCGAATGGGGAAAGATGTGTTGGCTCAGCCGGGTTGGCAAATGCTCAATCTGTTGGCTGGCGGACGCTGGCTCCTCGGGCCTGGACTGTTGATGGCACTGGTATGGTCTGGTAATCAACTGGCTGTCTCGGGGCAGGTGTACCGATTTACTTCCTACAGCGTCAACACCGGGCTCCCGCATAACAGTGTGTATTGTCTGTTTCAAGACAGCAAAGGCTATATGTGGTTTGGGACGGAAGCCGGAATTTGCCGGTTTGATGGGCTGAAATACACCACGTTTACCGTTCGAGATGGGTTGGCTGATCCGGTCGTGCGCGATATTTTTGAAGATCGCCGCAATCACCTCTGGGTGGTTACTGAAAGCGGCGTCAGCCGGTTTGATGGGCTGCGGTTTACTTCGTTTAAGACGGCCCAGGGATTTTCCCCCGAGGAAGCCTATTCCGGACTGTGCAGCCGTGATGGGAGGCTCTGGTTTGGCACGGCTGATGGGTTGCTCCGGTATGACGGCCAGACCTTTACCCGGTTTGGCAAAGAGCAGGGGGTCCCCACCGGTCGCATCTGGTCGCTGGTTGAGGACCAGGCCGGCACCATCTGGCTTGGAATCCGGGGCGAGGGCTTGCTCCGCTATGATGGAAAAACGTTTACCCGGTTTGGGATCAAGGACGGTTTGCCCAATGAAGTGATTTTCGGTCTCGCTGAGGATCCACGTGGCGGACTCTGGATCACAACGGATCAAGGGCTGGTGTTTTATGATGGGTTTCGGTTTCGGACCTACTCGCTTCCTGAAGGATTGCCAATTTCCAAGACCAATCAAGTGGTGATTGACCGTTACTACCGAATTTGGGTGACGACGTTTGGCGGCGGACTGTGCCGACTCGAAGATGGTAAATTTGTGGTGTTTAATCGTGCCAACGGGGTTCCAGACAATTACCTCACGTCAATTACCCTCGATTATGAAGGCAATGTCTGGTGTGCCACCCGCTCAAGCGGAGTGTTTCGATTTAGCAGCGAACAGTTTGCCAGCTACACTCAGCTCAGTGGGTTAAGCGAAGGCCGGGTCAGTGCCCTTGGGGAAACTCCGGATGAGACCCTCTGGGTGGCCTCGGTTGATGGTGGGTTGCGAACCCTTTCCAAATCAGGTGACGTGAATCGGCTGGGGATATCTGACGGACTGCCGGACAAAGATATCTGGACGCTTTATATTGATCGGCGGCAACGAATCTGGGCCAGTAGTTATCACGGGCTCTTTTGTCGGGAAAATGGTCGCTGGCGAAAATTTAGTCAGGAAGAAATCGGTGCCCGTGAGCGAATAACTTCGATAATCGAAGACCTGCAGGGAAATATCTGGCTTGGGTCATATCCATCAACCAGTAATGGGGTATTGCGCTATGATGGGAAGTCCTTCACGTTGTTTTCCACTGATCATGGGCTGAGCAGCAATTCGGTCTCAGGGTTAATGGTTGATCACACCGGAACCCTCTGGGCCTGTAACGAACGAGGCGTGAGTTGCTTTAACGGTCAGCGGTTTACCTCACTGACCCCGGCGGATGGGTTACCCAGCCGGCGGGTCAGTTGTGCGCTCGAAGATGAGCGAGGGGTGATCTGGCTTGGCACTGATAGTGGATTGTGTCAGTTAGCAAATGGAAAAATCGCCAAAGTGTACACCTCCGATGATGGTCTGGTCGGTAATGTCATTCGCTCGTTAAACAGTTGCCAGGGGTTGCTCTGGGTAGGTACCACGCGGGGCATCTCCCAGTTTAATGGCACGACCTTTCGCAATTTTACGACTCAGGATGGCCTGGTGAGTGATGATGTCAGTTTTGGGGCCTGCCTGACCCGGCTCGATGGCGGGACCTGGTTTGGGACCAACGATGGCGTTTCAAGGTATAAAGCCGCCAAGGAGATTTCGCTTCCCGTTCCGCCCCGGCTGGCCTTAAGCACGGTTCGGATTCAGGAAAAGACCGTGGAAATCATTCCCGAGGATAATCAGGTTTCATTACAATTGCCCCCGTTATCCTACTTTGAAAATACGCTGACCTTTGAATTTGCCGCGCTGTCGTTTATTGACCCGGCGGCGGTCCGCTATCAATTTCGCCTGGAAGGGTTTGACCCAAACTGGTCGTCACCGGTGAGCGAACGCTTTGTCCGGTATACCAATCTGCCGCCTGGAAATTACCGGTTTTTCATCAAGGCCAGTTCCGCCAATGGTGTCTGGTCGGAACCCCAATCCATTCAGGTCACAATTCAGCTTCCATTCTGGCAAACCTGGTGGTTTCGATTTCTGGTGATTGTGCTGGTGACAACTATTATCGGAGCGATCTATGCCGCCAATATTTATCGCCTCAAGCGAAAACAGGAAGAAAAACTGGCGGTCCTTCGGCAAATCCAGGAACAGCGGATCAAAAGCCTTCGGGAACTACTCGAAAGCATCCGGGTCATCAACTCGAATCTGGAGCTTGAAAACGTGCTCCAAAATATTGCCGAGGAAAGCGCCCGGCTGGTGGATGGTGAACCCGGTGGCATCGGGCTGGTTGAAAACGGCAAAGTTTGTTTCCGGCGTTTGTGGCGGCAGGATCACTGGGAGCCATCGCCGCTTGAATTCCATCTGGGCGATGGGGTTGCCGGAAAAGTTGCCCAAACCTCCCAACCGATGATCATCAATGATCCGGCACAATCAACCGATGTGATTTATCCGGAACTGGTTGAGGAATATTATGTTCACGGATGGATGGATGTCCCGATTGTCGCCCGGTCCGGTCAGGTCGTCGGCGTGCTGGATGTCAGGCGCAAAGTTGGACGGCCTCCGTTTTCCGAATCCGATTGCCATTTGATTGAAGCCCTGGCTCATCAGGCTGCCGTGGCGATTGAAAATGCCGGGTTGTATGGTGAACTGGAAGAGAAGAATTTGATGGTGGTCGAGTCCATGCACGAACTGGAAAAGCTCTATAAGCAGGAACGCGAAGTCACCCGCGCGCTGCAGGATATTGACCGCATGAAGACCAATTTCATTACGGTGATGTCGCACGAAATGCGGACTCCGCTGACGGTTATTAAAGGGTACAACGAAGCCATTTTGGATCAGTACTTCGGCCCGTTGACTCCGATTCAGGAAAAATCATTACAAACCTGTCAGCGAATGGTCGAGCGGCTGGTGTGCAGCTTTAACGACATTTTGGAAATGCTCAAAATCAACGAAGGCCACGTTGAGCTGCGTTATGAACGGGTCAACCTCCGGACACTGATTGAAGACGTTCTGGGGGATCTCTCCAACTTTGTCGAAAACCGACACCAGCACATCACGCTCGAATCACCCGCCGAATTTCACATTGAGATTGATAGCGACAAAATCCGGATGGTGCTGCTCAATTTGATTCAAAACGCGATTAAGTTCACCCAGGACGGCGGCGAGATTACGATTTCGATCAAACATGCCAGCGGGCAGGCGCACCTGTGCGTTGAAGACAGCGGCATTGGACTTGACCAGGGTGAGGTGGAAAAAATCTTTGACCGTTTTTATACCAGCCCTGATGCCTCGACCCACACTTCGGGGCGGTTTGAATTTTTAGCCCGTGGCACTGGCCTTGGATTGGCGATTGCCCGGAGCTATGTCGAAGCCCACTTCGG